The following are encoded in a window of Streptomyces sp. SAT1 genomic DNA:
- a CDS encoding glycine cleavage T C-terminal barrel domain-containing protein, with product MTNESGKWADPNYSSVDQSDRTVPVNLRQTGRPDIKLLISTRARKSPYWHLAVEAGCWRAEVYNRMYLPRGYGSDEGGGSGAEYEALTQRVTLWDIAAARQIRVRGPEATEFVDYVVTRDVTRLASMRAAYTVLCDAGGRMVNDPLLLKISPEEYWFSISDSDLSLWLKGVNVGKGFDVQIQEMDVSPVQIQGAQANSLMADLIGDMAAEMPVFGLAETEIAGLPVLVSRTGFSGEAGYEVYLKNSSIHAEQMWDAILRAGDKYGLTVTGPIQPHRVTSGILAWGQDVDSEMVPFQVGLASHIPRNKASDYIGRAALEKMRDEIAAGNHPYRLTMVGLKMEGEPLVDYLSDFWLVAPAPDAEPVGYVTSASYAPKIRSNVALARLPVDLAVPGTQVYVSKPSGDSTGTGIPAVVSEFPIE from the coding sequence GTGACGAACGAGTCTGGCAAATGGGCGGACCCCAACTACTCATCGGTCGATCAGTCGGACAGAACAGTCCCTGTCAATCTGCGGCAGACAGGCCGACCGGACATCAAGCTTCTGATATCGACACGCGCCCGTAAGTCGCCGTACTGGCATCTCGCGGTCGAAGCGGGATGCTGGCGCGCGGAGGTCTACAACCGCATGTATCTGCCCAGGGGCTACGGCTCCGACGAGGGCGGCGGGTCCGGAGCCGAGTACGAGGCGCTGACGCAGCGGGTGACGTTGTGGGACATCGCGGCCGCCCGGCAGATCCGCGTGCGGGGGCCCGAGGCCACCGAGTTCGTCGATTACGTCGTGACGAGGGACGTCACGCGGCTGGCGTCCATGCGGGCGGCGTACACCGTGCTCTGCGACGCCGGCGGCCGGATGGTCAACGATCCGCTGCTGCTGAAGATCTCCCCCGAGGAGTACTGGTTCAGCATCTCCGACTCGGATCTGTCGCTGTGGCTCAAGGGGGTGAATGTCGGCAAGGGGTTCGATGTCCAGATCCAGGAGATGGACGTGTCGCCCGTCCAGATCCAGGGGGCGCAGGCGAACAGCCTGATGGCCGACCTCATCGGCGATATGGCCGCCGAGATGCCCGTTTTCGGTCTGGCGGAGACCGAGATCGCCGGACTTCCGGTACTCGTTTCACGGACCGGTTTCTCCGGAGAGGCCGGATATGAAGTCTACCTCAAGAATTCAAGCATTCACGCGGAGCAGATGTGGGATGCGATTCTCCGGGCGGGCGATAAGTACGGACTGACGGTGACCGGCCCCATACAGCCCCACCGGGTCACGTCAGGAATTCTCGCGTGGGGGCAGGACGTCGACAGCGAGATGGTTCCTTTCCAGGTCGGACTGGCGTCCCACATTCCCCGCAACAAGGCGTCGGACTACATCGGCCGTGCCGCCCTCGAAAAGATGCGGGACGAGATCGCCGCCGGAAACCACCCTTACCGGCTCACCATGGTGGGCCTGAAGATGGAGGGTGAGCCGCTCGTGGACTACCTGTCCGACTTCTGGCTGGTCGCACCGGCGCCGGACGCGGAACCCGTGGGCTACGTGACGTCCGCCTCGTACGCCCCGAAGATCCGGTCGAACGTCGCCCTGGCCCGCCTGCCCGTCGACCTCGCGGTCCCGGGGACACAGGTGTACGTGTCCAAGCCGTCCGGCGACTCGACGGGCACGGGCATCCCGGCAGTGGTCTCGGAGTTCCCGATCGAGTGA
- a CDS encoding NAD-binding protein, whose translation MKTGERARLEAYFARTAWEFAPSLVPSSLLVTRLAPERVPFVRVVGTVSRLRGVLPEPEPGAARGDGAAKREVERLFAVDELSRERFADPGTVLTYLETRAAGEPVVLLDAGGCFAPSLDVLCERFSGTVLGVVEDSDSGHRRYAEREKLPCPVVSVARSPLREPEEFLLGQSVVSAAEALLRGWRETPDARPALVLGFGRLGGAVASALSARGARVTVYDTDPERRARALARGYGVVADREAALGAAALVVCASGAIALRGEDFPVLPDGAFVTTVTGPAEAPDLSGLPEEYGRYTATRHVTRYESAEHYFYLHDAGAAVGVPRGAGADPYPCLAQAEILAALRTLADGRPTRTLHEVPPADRRKIAALWLHYYSER comes from the coding sequence ATGAAGACTGGAGAACGTGCGCGGCTGGAGGCGTACTTCGCCCGCACCGCATGGGAGTTCGCCCCCTCGCTGGTGCCTTCCTCGCTGCTGGTGACGCGGCTGGCGCCCGAACGGGTCCCGTTCGTACGGGTGGTGGGCACGGTCTCGCGTCTGCGCGGCGTGCTCCCGGAGCCGGAGCCGGGGGCCGCGCGCGGGGACGGTGCGGCGAAGCGCGAGGTGGAGCGGTTGTTCGCGGTGGACGAGCTGTCCCGCGAGCGGTTCGCCGATCCGGGGACGGTGCTGACGTATCTGGAGACCCGGGCGGCCGGTGAACCGGTGGTGCTGCTGGACGCGGGCGGCTGCTTCGCGCCGTCCCTCGACGTGCTGTGCGAGCGGTTCAGCGGAACCGTGCTCGGCGTGGTGGAGGACAGCGACAGCGGGCACCGGCGGTACGCGGAGCGGGAGAAGCTGCCCTGTCCCGTGGTCTCCGTCGCGCGGTCCCCGCTGCGGGAACCGGAGGAGTTCCTGCTCGGGCAGTCCGTCGTCTCCGCGGCGGAGGCACTGCTGCGCGGGTGGCGGGAGACACCGGACGCCCGGCCCGCGCTGGTGCTCGGCTTCGGGCGGCTCGGCGGCGCGGTCGCCTCCGCGCTGAGCGCCAGGGGAGCGCGGGTCACGGTGTACGACACCGATCCGGAGCGGCGGGCGCGGGCGCTGGCGCGGGGCTACGGCGTCGTGGCGGACCGGGAGGCCGCGCTGGGGGCGGCGGCGCTCGTCGTCTGCGCGTCGGGCGCGATCGCACTGCGCGGCGAGGACTTCCCCGTGCTGCCGGACGGGGCCTTCGTCACCACGGTGACCGGCCCGGCGGAGGCGCCGGACCTCTCCGGGCTGCCCGAGGAGTACGGCAGGTACACGGCGACCCGGCACGTCACCCGCTACGAATCGGCGGAGCACTACTTCTACCTGCACGACGCGGGCGCGGCCGTCGGCGTCCCGCGCGGCGCGGGCGCGGACCCGTACCCCTGCCTGGCGCAGGCCGAGATCCTCGCGGCCCTGCGCACCCTCGCGGACGGCCGCCCCACCCGCACCCTGCACGAGGTACCCCCGGCGGACCGCCGCAAGATCGCCGCCCTGTGGCTCCATTACTACAGCGAGCGGTGA
- a CDS encoding helix-turn-helix domain-containing protein: MVNRKELRPESSPQAGYGAQLRSCRENRGWKQEDLGAEMGYSSTHVSAVETGRKMATLRFSRSADRALGTGDLFERKYREIKHGVLLEGFPEYVGHEGRAVEIRLYQIGIIPGLLQTPEYARVLADSAVGRGAITEAYAAERVAFLAERQRALERRHSPMIFVVMDESCIRRPVGGARVMRGQFDRLVEFAERPNTVLQVAPFEMGERRPFDLPVNVLTMVDRSVMCYAESQTQGHLDRETTSVLPVLTSYHQLQAEALHRAASVDLIKELRKGIP; the protein is encoded by the coding sequence TTGGTCAATCGCAAGGAGCTTCGACCCGAGAGCAGCCCGCAGGCCGGCTACGGAGCACAGCTGCGCAGTTGCCGCGAGAACAGAGGGTGGAAGCAGGAGGATCTGGGCGCGGAGATGGGCTACTCCAGCACCCATGTCTCAGCTGTTGAAACTGGTCGGAAAATGGCAACCTTGCGCTTCTCGCGCAGTGCCGACCGGGCGCTGGGTACGGGCGACCTGTTCGAACGCAAGTACCGCGAGATCAAGCACGGGGTGCTGCTGGAGGGCTTCCCGGAGTATGTCGGACACGAGGGCCGCGCGGTCGAGATCCGGCTGTATCAGATCGGGATCATTCCCGGTTTGCTCCAGACGCCCGAGTACGCACGGGTCTTGGCCGACAGCGCGGTAGGGCGAGGAGCCATTACGGAGGCGTACGCCGCCGAGCGCGTGGCATTCCTCGCCGAGCGCCAGCGGGCGCTGGAGCGGCGCCACTCCCCGATGATCTTCGTAGTGATGGACGAGAGCTGCATCCGCCGACCCGTCGGTGGCGCTAGGGTCATGCGCGGTCAGTTCGACCGGCTGGTCGAGTTCGCCGAACGCCCCAACACGGTGTTGCAGGTGGCGCCGTTCGAGATGGGAGAGCGACGCCCCTTCGATCTGCCCGTCAATGTGCTGACGATGGTGGATCGGTCCGTGATGTGCTACGCCGAGTCTCAGACGCAGGGGCACCTTGATCGCGAAACCACGTCCGTGCTCCCGGTCTTGACGTCCTACCATCAGCTACAGGCGGAAGCGCTCCATCGGGCGGCATCCGTGGACCTGATCAAAGAGCTCCGAAAGGGCATCCCGTGA
- a CDS encoding DUF397 domain-containing protein produces the protein MTTTDTPRWFTSSYSNNGGDCVEVAVNLTATHGVIPVRDSKNTTGPVLNLPTGAFSTFVAGVKSGQFGTF, from the coding sequence GTGACGACGACCGACACCCCGCGCTGGTTCACGTCCTCCTACAGCAACAACGGCGGCGACTGCGTGGAGGTCGCCGTCAACCTCACGGCCACCCACGGCGTGATCCCCGTCCGCGACTCCAAGAACACCACCGGCCCGGTCCTCAACCTGCCCACCGGGGCGTTCTCGACATTCGTCGCGGGCGTCAAGTCCGGCCAGTTCGGCACCTTCTGA
- a CDS encoding DUF397 domain-containing protein, which yields MATTDTPRWFTSSYSNNGGNCVEVAVNLTATHGVIPVRDSKNTTGPVLNLPTGAFSTFVAGVKSGQFGTF from the coding sequence ATGGCGACGACCGACACCCCCCGCTGGTTCACGTCCTCCTACAGCAACAACGGCGGCAACTGCGTCGAGGTCGCCGTCAACCTCACCGCCACCCACGGCGTGATCCCCGTCCGCGACTCCAAGAACACCACCGGCCCGGTCCTCAACCTGCCCACCGGGGCGTTCTCGACGTTCGTCGCGGGCGTCAAGTCCGGCCAGTTCGGCACCTTCTGA
- a CDS encoding MmyB family transcriptional regulator yields MVFGQALELPEQRLAVPPQSLVQVVLRELIDHAASACHEPLVASRSLGPRKEFRNAYVGRLTVDHTDLWLSPDVGPRVVTYVPADEESRQRLEKLHAIALERQA; encoded by the coding sequence ATCGTATTCGGACAGGCCCTCGAGCTTCCAGAGCAGCGCCTTGCGGTCCCGCCGCAGTCTCTCGTGCAGGTTGTTCTTCGCGAACTCATCGATCATGCGGCATCAGCCTGCCATGAGCCGCTCGTGGCCTCAAGGTCCCTTGGTCCGCGCAAGGAGTTCCGCAACGCCTACGTCGGCCGCCTCACCGTCGACCACACCGACCTCTGGCTCAGCCCTGACGTCGGCCCCCGCGTGGTCACCTACGTCCCCGCCGACGAGGAATCGCGGCAGCGGCTGGAGAAGCTGCACGCGATCGCGCTGGAGCGGCAGGCGTAG
- a CDS encoding DinB family protein, which produces MIDEFAKNNLHERLRRDRKALLWKLEGLSEYDARRPLTVTGTNLLGLVKHVAGVEARYFGEVFDRPSPEPLPRWQDHDGSDLWAAEDETRDQIAESYRRTWEHSDATINELSLDAPGHVPWWPEPYSTTNLFAVMVHVLGETNRHAGHADILRESVDGRTGMRPEHETQIDEEARGAYYAKIEQAARSAASIKA; this is translated from the coding sequence ATGATCGATGAGTTCGCGAAGAACAACCTGCACGAGAGACTGCGGCGGGACCGCAAGGCGCTGCTCTGGAAGCTCGAGGGCCTGTCCGAATACGATGCCCGCCGACCGTTGACGGTGACCGGGACCAACCTCCTCGGCCTGGTCAAACACGTGGCCGGCGTCGAGGCCAGGTACTTCGGTGAGGTCTTCGACCGTCCTTCCCCGGAACCGCTGCCCCGGTGGCAGGACCACGACGGCAGCGATCTGTGGGCGGCTGAGGACGAGACCCGCGATCAGATCGCCGAGTCCTACCGGCGCACGTGGGAACACTCAGACGCGACGATCAACGAGCTTTCCCTCGACGCCCCCGGCCACGTGCCGTGGTGGCCGGAGCCTTATTCCACCACGAATCTGTTCGCCGTCATGGTCCATGTTCTCGGCGAGACCAACCGGCATGCCGGGCACGCCGACATCCTGCGCGAAAGCGTCGATGGCCGAACCGGGATGCGGCCCGAACACGAGACGCAGATCGATGAGGAAGCCCGCGGCGCCTACTACGCGAAGATCGAGCAGGCCGCCAGATCGGCCGCATCGATCAAGGCATAG
- a CDS encoding helix-turn-helix transcriptional regulator yields the protein MSTMASHTAVAPRAREATASAVRRHELAAFLRHRREHITPEQVGLVRGARRRTPGLRREEVAHLSAVGVTWYTWLEQARDIQVSVQVLDALARTLLLDPTERAHLFQLAGTADPAPTTTCPSVTPALRALLEQIEPFPACLQNSRYDILAHNRTYGLLLCDLESVPPEDRNCMILSYTHEQWRSSIVHLESATRLMAARFRAAMAGHLADPAWKALLKRLRESSPDFREIWDRHEVVAPVGKRKEFRNAYVGRLTVDHTDLWLSPDVGPRMVTYVPADEESRQRLEKLHAIALERCP from the coding sequence ATGAGCACGATGGCCTCGCACACGGCGGTCGCCCCCCGGGCCCGGGAGGCCACCGCCTCGGCGGTGCGGCGCCACGAACTCGCCGCCTTCCTGCGCCACCGCCGCGAGCACATCACCCCCGAGCAGGTCGGCCTGGTGCGCGGCGCCCGCCGCCGTACGCCGGGCCTGCGCCGCGAGGAGGTCGCGCACCTCTCGGCGGTCGGGGTCACCTGGTACACCTGGCTCGAACAGGCCCGTGACATCCAGGTCTCCGTGCAGGTCCTGGACGCGCTCGCCCGCACCCTGCTGCTCGACCCCACCGAGCGGGCCCACCTCTTCCAGCTCGCCGGCACCGCCGACCCGGCCCCGACGACCACGTGCCCCTCGGTCACCCCGGCCCTGCGCGCCCTCCTGGAGCAGATCGAGCCCTTCCCGGCCTGCCTCCAGAACAGCAGGTACGACATCCTCGCCCACAACCGCACCTACGGCCTGCTCCTGTGCGACCTGGAGTCGGTGCCGCCCGAGGACCGCAACTGCATGATCCTGTCGTACACCCACGAGCAGTGGCGCTCCTCGATCGTCCACCTGGAGTCCGCGACCCGGCTCATGGCCGCCCGCTTCCGCGCGGCGATGGCCGGCCACCTCGCCGACCCGGCCTGGAAGGCGCTGCTCAAGCGCCTGCGCGAGTCCTCGCCCGACTTCCGCGAGATCTGGGACCGCCACGAGGTGGTCGCCCCGGTCGGCAAGCGCAAGGAGTTCCGCAACGCCTACGTCGGCCGCCTCACCGTCGACCACACCGACCTCTGGCTCAGTCCCGACGTCGGCCCCCGCATGGTCACCTACGTCCCCGCCGACGAGGAGTCCCGGCAGCGGCTGGAGAAGCTGCACGCGATCGCGCTGGAGCGGTGTCCCTAG
- a CDS encoding MFS transporter — MSGLGLFTVLLGAALPLIDFFIVNVALPTMGRDLHAGEAVLELVVAGYGVAYAVLLVLGGRLGDLFGRRRLFLGGMAAFGLTSLACGLAPDAWSLVGARVAQGAAAAAMLPQVLATIQAATAGPRRARAMGLYGATAGLSMVAGQILGGVLVAADLWGTGWRSVFLVNVPVAVVGLVLAARAVPETRSQRPEPVDGPGTVLLAASLLTLLVPLTEGRAAHWPLWTWLSLAAFPAVAAWFYAVERRADRAGRTPLVPPSLFRLVSLRRGLALIVPFSIGFSGFMFVIAVALQQGARLGPVPAGLALAPMAVVFFLVSLAGPRLVARFGTRVVTAGAVVQFAGVGLLALAVHGSWPHVGFVELLPGAAVAGAGQALQLPVIFRIILSEVPTARAGVGSGVMVTAQQSALALGVATLGTLFLSLVPGLGMGGALVTTLLVQLGGIVLTGLLSLRLPRTVG; from the coding sequence CTGAGCGGCCTCGGACTGTTCACGGTGCTGCTGGGCGCGGCGCTCCCCCTCATCGACTTCTTCATCGTCAACGTGGCCCTGCCCACCATGGGCCGGGACCTGCACGCGGGCGAGGCCGTCCTCGAACTCGTCGTCGCGGGCTACGGGGTGGCCTACGCCGTGCTGCTGGTCCTCGGCGGCCGGCTGGGCGACCTGTTCGGCCGGCGGCGGCTCTTCCTCGGCGGCATGGCGGCCTTCGGCCTGACCTCGCTGGCCTGCGGTCTCGCACCGGACGCCTGGTCCCTGGTCGGGGCGCGGGTGGCGCAGGGCGCGGCGGCAGCCGCGATGCTGCCGCAGGTGCTCGCCACCATCCAGGCGGCCACCGCGGGACCGCGCCGGGCCCGCGCGATGGGCCTGTACGGCGCGACGGCGGGCCTGTCCATGGTGGCCGGGCAGATCCTCGGCGGCGTCCTGGTCGCCGCGGACCTGTGGGGCACGGGCTGGCGCTCGGTGTTCCTGGTGAACGTGCCGGTCGCCGTCGTCGGGCTGGTGCTGGCGGCCAGGGCCGTACCGGAGACACGCTCGCAGCGCCCGGAGCCGGTCGACGGCCCCGGCACGGTCCTGCTCGCCGCCTCCCTGCTGACGCTGCTCGTGCCGCTCACCGAGGGCCGGGCCGCCCACTGGCCGCTGTGGACCTGGCTGTCGCTGGCCGCCTTCCCGGCGGTGGCGGCCTGGTTCTACGCCGTGGAGCGGCGCGCGGACCGCGCGGGCCGTACGCCGCTGGTGCCGCCGAGCCTGTTCCGGCTCGTCTCGCTGCGCCGCGGGCTCGCGCTGATCGTGCCGTTCTCCATCGGGTTCAGCGGCTTCATGTTCGTCATCGCGGTGGCGTTGCAGCAGGGCGCGCGGCTCGGTCCGGTCCCGGCCGGACTGGCGCTCGCGCCGATGGCCGTCGTCTTCTTCCTGGTCTCGCTGGCCGGGCCCCGGCTGGTCGCCCGGTTCGGGACCCGGGTGGTGACGGCGGGCGCGGTGGTGCAGTTCGCGGGCGTGGGCCTGCTGGCGCTGGCCGTCCACGGGTCCTGGCCGCACGTGGGCTTCGTGGAGCTGCTGCCGGGCGCGGCGGTCGCCGGGGCGGGGCAGGCGCTGCAACTGCCCGTGATCTTCCGGATCATCCTGTCCGAGGTGCCGACGGCGCGCGCCGGGGTGGGCAGCGGTGTGATGGTCACCGCCCAGCAGTCGGCGCTGGCGCTGGGCGTGGCCACCCTGGGCACGCTGTTCCTGTCCCTGGTGCCCGGTCTGGGCATGGGCGGCGCCCTGGTGACCACCCTGCTGGTGCAGCTCGGCGGGATCGTCCTGACGGGGCTGCTCAGTCTGCGGCTGCCGCGCACCGTCGGCTGA
- a CDS encoding TetR family transcriptional regulator: MSPAAETLTAERIIEATEEVLRRHGPAKATVVDVARALGVSHGSVYRHFRTKAALREAVTKRWLDRTHDALSGLAADPGRAPQERLRTWLRALFEAKLRKAGDDPEMFATYSVLAAENGAAVEQHIAELTEQLTAIVAAGVAAGDFAAADPAATARALFHATGRFHDPCYAGEWKRPGIQDEFDAVLDLLVRGLRP; the protein is encoded by the coding sequence ATGTCACCCGCTGCTGAGACCCTGACCGCCGAGCGCATCATCGAGGCGACCGAGGAAGTGCTGCGCCGCCACGGCCCGGCCAAGGCGACCGTGGTGGACGTGGCCCGCGCGCTCGGCGTCAGCCACGGCAGCGTCTACCGGCACTTCCGCACCAAGGCAGCGCTGCGCGAGGCGGTCACCAAGCGGTGGCTCGACCGGACCCACGACGCCCTGTCCGGCCTCGCCGCCGACCCGGGGCGCGCCCCTCAGGAGCGGCTGCGGACCTGGCTGCGGGCGCTGTTCGAGGCCAAGCTGCGCAAGGCGGGCGACGATCCGGAGATGTTCGCGACGTACTCGGTCCTCGCCGCGGAGAACGGCGCGGCGGTGGAGCAGCACATCGCCGAGCTGACCGAGCAGTTGACCGCGATCGTCGCGGCGGGCGTGGCCGCCGGGGACTTCGCCGCCGCCGATCCGGCGGCGACGGCCCGCGCCCTCTTCCACGCCACCGGCCGCTTCCACGACCCGTGTTACGCGGGGGAGTGGAAGCGGCCGGGGATCCAGGACGAGTTCGACGCGGTCCTGGACCTGCTGGTACGCGGCCTGCGGCCCTGA
- a CDS encoding aldo/keto reductase has protein sequence MTTHTRSLGTTGPQVFSLGLGCMGMSALYGEADRAESLATVHAALEAGVTLLDTGDFYAMGHNEMLIGEALRTAPAALREKALTSVKFGALRDPDGNWSGYDGRPAAVKNFAAYSLQRLGVDHIDVYRLARLDPDVPVEETVGAIAELVEKGYVRHIGLSEVGADTIRRAAATAPISDLQIEYSLISRGVEDRILPVTRELGIAITAYGVLSRGLISGRLTPGHRFAPGDFRSFSPRFQGENLRRNLDLVEALRAVAEGKGATVAQTAIAWVLSRGEDIVPLVGARTRERLAEALGALDVTLDAADLAAIEEAVPADAAAGTRYPEALMADLDSEH, from the coding sequence ATGACGACGCACACCCGCTCCCTCGGCACCACCGGCCCCCAGGTCTTCTCCCTCGGTCTCGGCTGCATGGGCATGTCCGCGCTGTACGGCGAGGCGGACCGGGCCGAGTCGCTCGCCACCGTGCACGCCGCCCTGGAGGCCGGCGTGACCCTGCTCGACACCGGCGACTTCTACGCCATGGGCCACAACGAGATGCTGATCGGCGAGGCCCTGCGCACCGCCCCCGCCGCGCTCCGCGAGAAGGCCCTCACCAGCGTCAAGTTCGGCGCCCTGCGCGACCCCGACGGCAACTGGAGCGGCTACGACGGCCGCCCCGCCGCGGTGAAGAACTTCGCCGCCTACTCCCTCCAGCGCCTCGGCGTCGACCACATCGACGTCTACCGCCTGGCCCGCCTCGACCCGGACGTCCCCGTCGAGGAGACCGTCGGCGCCATCGCCGAGCTGGTCGAGAAGGGGTACGTGCGCCACATCGGCCTCAGCGAGGTCGGCGCCGACACCATCCGCCGGGCCGCCGCCACCGCCCCGATCTCCGACCTCCAGATCGAGTACTCGCTGATCTCGCGCGGCGTCGAGGACCGCATCCTGCCCGTCACCCGGGAACTGGGCATCGCGATCACCGCGTACGGCGTCCTGTCGCGCGGGCTGATCTCCGGGCGCCTCACCCCCGGCCACCGCTTCGCCCCCGGCGACTTCCGCTCCTTCTCGCCCCGCTTCCAGGGCGAGAACCTGCGGCGCAACCTGGACCTCGTCGAGGCGCTGCGCGCGGTGGCCGAGGGCAAGGGCGCCACGGTCGCGCAGACCGCCATCGCCTGGGTGCTCTCCCGGGGCGAGGACATCGTGCCGCTCGTCGGCGCCCGCACCCGCGAGCGGCTGGCCGAGGCCCTGGGCGCGCTGGACGTCACCCTGGACGCGGCCGACCTCGCGGCGATCGAGGAGGCCGTACCGGCGGACGCGGCGGCCGGCACCCGCTACCCGGAGGCGCTGATGGCCGACCTGGACAGCGAGCACTGA
- a CDS encoding glycine--tRNA ligase, whose protein sequence is MAADKIDTIVSLSKRRGFVFPCSEIYGGQRAAWDYGPLGVELKENLKRQWWRYMVTSREDVVGIDSSVILATEVWVASGHVATFTDPLTECTACHKRFRADHLEEAYEAKHHRLPENGLADVNCPNCGNKGQFTEPKQFSGLLSTHLGPTQDTGSVAYLRPETAQGIFTNFAQVQTTSRRKPPFGIAQMGKSFRNEITPGNFIFRTREFEQMEMEFFVKPGEDEKWQEYWMEQRWNWYTGLGLREENMRWYEHPKEKLSHYSKRTADIEYRFQFGGSEWGELEGVANRTDYDLGAHAKASGQDLAYYDQEAQERWTPYVIEPAAGVGRAMLAFLLDAYVEDEAPNAKGKMEKRTVLRLDHRLAPVKAAVLPLSRNPELSPKAKGLAQALRQHWNIEFDDAGAIGRRYRRQDEIGTPFCVTVDFDTLDDNAVTVRERDSMKQERVSLDQIEGYLAARLIGC, encoded by the coding sequence GTGGCCGCCGACAAGATCGACACCATCGTCAGCCTGAGCAAGCGCCGTGGCTTCGTATTCCCGTGCAGTGAGATCTACGGCGGTCAGCGCGCCGCCTGGGACTACGGTCCGCTCGGTGTCGAGCTGAAGGAGAACCTCAAGCGCCAGTGGTGGCGCTACATGGTGACGTCGCGCGAGGACGTGGTCGGCATCGACTCGTCCGTCATCCTGGCCACCGAGGTCTGGGTGGCCTCCGGCCACGTCGCCACCTTCACGGACCCGCTGACCGAGTGCACCGCCTGTCACAAGCGGTTCCGCGCGGACCACCTGGAGGAGGCCTACGAGGCCAAGCACCACCGCCTCCCGGAGAACGGCCTCGCGGACGTCAACTGCCCCAACTGCGGCAACAAGGGCCAGTTCACCGAGCCCAAGCAGTTCTCGGGTCTGCTCTCCACGCACCTCGGCCCCACCCAGGACACCGGCTCCGTCGCCTACCTGCGCCCGGAGACCGCCCAGGGCATCTTCACCAACTTCGCCCAGGTGCAGACCACTTCGCGCCGCAAGCCGCCGTTCGGCATCGCCCAGATGGGCAAGTCCTTCCGCAACGAGATCACGCCCGGCAACTTCATCTTCCGCACCCGCGAGTTCGAGCAGATGGAGATGGAGTTCTTCGTCAAGCCGGGCGAGGACGAGAAGTGGCAGGAGTACTGGATGGAGCAGCGCTGGAACTGGTACACCGGCCTGGGCCTGCGCGAGGAGAACATGCGGTGGTACGAGCACCCGAAGGAGAAGCTCTCCCACTACTCCAAGCGCACCGCCGACATCGAGTACCGCTTCCAGTTCGGCGGCAGCGAGTGGGGTGAGCTGGAGGGCGTCGCCAACCGCACCGACTACGACCTCGGCGCCCACGCCAAGGCCTCCGGCCAGGACCTCGCGTACTACGACCAGGAGGCCCAGGAGCGCTGGACGCCGTACGTCATCGAGCCCGCGGCCGGTGTCGGCCGCGCGATGCTGGCGTTCCTGCTCGACGCCTATGTCGAGGACGAGGCGCCCAACGCCAAGGGCAAGATGGAGAAGCGCACCGTGCTGCGCCTCGACCACCGCCTGGCCCCGGTGAAGGCGGCGGTGCTGCCGCTGTCGCGCAACCCGGAGCTGTCCCCGAAGGCCAAGGGCCTGGCCCAGGCGCTGCGGCAGCACTGGAACATCGAGTTCGACGACGCGGGCGCCATCGGCCGCCGCTACCGCCGCCAGGACGAGATCGGCACGCCGTTCTGCGTGACCGTCGACTTCGACACCCTGGACGACAACGCGGTCACCGTCCGCGAGCGCGACTCGATGAAGCAGGAGCGCGTCTCCCTCGACCAGATCGAGGGCTACCTGGCCGCCCGCCTGATCGGCTGCTGA